One Clarias gariepinus isolate MV-2021 ecotype Netherlands chromosome 5, CGAR_prim_01v2, whole genome shotgun sequence genomic region harbors:
- the arl5a gene encoding ADP-ribosylation factor-like protein 5A: protein MGIIFTKLWRLFNHQEHKVIIVGLDNAGKTTILYQFSMNEVVHTSPTIGSNVEEIVVNNTHFLMWDIGGQESLRSSWNTYYTNTEFVIVVVDSTDRERISVTREELYRMLAHEDLKKAGLLVFANKQDVKGCMTVAEISQSLQLTSVKDHQWHIQACCALTGEGLCQGLEWMMSRLRVR, encoded by the exons AGCATAAAGTCATAATTGTTGGACTGGACAATGCAGGCAAGACAACAATTCTTTATCAATT TTCTATGAATGAAGTAGTTCACACCTCACCCACGATAGGCAGCAATGTAGAGGAGATTGTTGTGAACAACACTCATTTCCTCATGTGGGATATAGGAGGCCAGGAATCTCTGCGTTCCTCATGGAATACTTACTACACTAACACAGAG TTTGTGATAGTTGTGGTGGACagcacagacagagagaggatcTCTGTGACCAGAGAAGAGCTCTACAGAATGCTAGCTCATGAG GACCTTAAAAAGGCTGGTTTGTTGGTGTTTGCCAACAAGCAGGATGTAAAAGGTTGTATGACTGTAGCTGAAATCTCACAGAGCCTACAGCTTACTTCTGTTAAGGACCACCAGTGGCACATCCAGGCCTGCTGTGCTCTTACAGGGGAAGG ACTGTGTCAGGGACTTGAGTGGATGATGTCACGACTGCGAGTGAGATGA